In the Syntrophus aciditrophicus SB genome, ACGGGGATGACCGCTTTGGTGGAAGGCGAAATCTTGCGCTCCATATCGGCGGGATCCATGTTCAGGGTTTCATCGATATCCGTCATGACGGGAATCGCCCCCACCTCGAGGACCGCTTCCCAGGTGGCCAGAAACGTGAAGGCCGGCACGAGGACTTCATCGCCGGGGCCGACATCCAGGGCAGTCAGGGCGATCTTGAGCGCGGCGGAACCGGATGTGACTCCCAGGGCGTATCCCGCGCCGCAGTAGCGGGAAAATTCCTCTTCAAACTGCCGGACCTTGAAAACGCCCTTCCTTTCGTTGTCGAAACCATAACGCATCAGGACGCCCGTTTCCATGACATCCATGACTTCCTTTCGTTCTTCCTGACCAATCAGTTCCAAACCGGGCATGAGTTTTAACCTCCCAGATTATATTCCCTTATGAATTTCAAGGACTATTAAGGTTCCCTGTCGGGAATGTCAAGTGTTTTATGGTGAAGATACCAACACAGTTGCCGGCAGATTCCCCTAATAATCCTTACTTCCTTGGCCTGGAGCCGTATCCGGGAAAACAGCCGCCGGATATGCATCATCCAGTATTCCGGATTTTCGGGATTCAAAAAACCGATTTTCTGCAGGAGCGCACCGATGTGCCCGTACATCCCCTCCAGTTCCCGGGATGAGGCCATTTTCGGGGTGAACCGCACCGGAATGCCTGTTTCCGCAACTGAGATTTCATAGCAGAGAATCATAACCGCATGAGAAAGATTGAGAGAGCGGAACCGCTCCGATGTGGGAATGGAAACCACGGTATGGCAGTAACGCAGATCGTCGTTGGTCAATCCGGTGTCCTCCGGACCGAAAAGCAGAGCCACCTCATTGTCCCGGGAAATTTCGATCACCTGTTCCGCCATCTCCCGGGGTGAAACCACCGGGCCCCGGGCAAGGCCCAGCCGCGCGGTCGTGCCGACGATATAATTAAATCCGGACAGGGCTTCGCCGAGATCCCTGAAGTAGACGATTGAATCGACAACATCGGCGGCAAGATGGGTGGACATCTGCCGGATTTCTTCCTGGCGGTACTCCCGGTCGCTCACCACGATCAATCGTTCAATCCCCATGTTCTTGGCGCA is a window encoding:
- a CDS encoding RNA methyltransferase, with product MNLKATLEHIAVVLNHPKYAGNIGSAARCAKNMGIERLIVVSDREYRQEEIRQMSTHLAADVVDSIVYFRDLGEALSGFNYIVGTTARLGLARGPVVSPREMAEQVIEISRDNEVALLFGPEDTGLTNDDLRYCHTVVSIPTSERFRSLNLSHAVMILCYEISVAETGIPVRFTPKMASSRELEGMYGHIGALLQKIGFLNPENPEYWMMHIRRLFSRIRLQAKEVRIIRGICRQLCWYLHHKTLDIPDREP